A stretch of Sphingorhabdus sp. YGSMI21 DNA encodes these proteins:
- a CDS encoding head-tail adaptor protein: MGQEFSGILRERISIERQSVGRDALGSAEPQYLTVGVFWAAAEALHGGTASEAESRSAMPRWRFTLRETQVIKPGDRLVWGDRIMTVSSVILEHRLVPKTILQAEETR; the protein is encoded by the coding sequence ATGGGACAGGAATTTTCCGGCATTTTGCGCGAACGCATATCGATTGAACGGCAGAGTGTCGGGCGCGATGCGCTGGGCTCGGCCGAACCGCAATATCTTACCGTGGGCGTCTTCTGGGCGGCTGCCGAAGCCTTGCACGGCGGAACGGCCAGCGAAGCGGAGAGCCGCTCGGCGATGCCGCGCTGGCGGTTTACCTTGCGCGAAACCCAGGTGATCAAGCCGGGCGACCGGCTGGTCTGGGGGGACCGGATAATGACCGTTTCAAGCGTGATTCTGGAGCACCGTCTGGTCCCGAAAACCATATTGCAGGCGGAAGAGACAAGATGA
- a CDS encoding DUF5694 domain-containing protein codes for MKALFATLLALCFAAQPALAADTTGQAPEPVRVMVLGVYHFANPGADLNNAKVDDVLTPQRQKELEALAETLKTFQPTVVAVEASAEPPYADTGYSGFKPEDLTKERNEVVQMGYRVAHAAGIERVYAIDEQPSEGEPDYFPYGSVQQQAEETGEAERLKIMSDFGAMMARFEEEQKSKSIPELLMFWNGDTLPDDFYWNIMTIGQGEKQTGAELAAYWFMRNAKIFNKLVQVTQPGDRVILIFGSGHRAWLREMVEKTQGYELEPVMPYLQQAAGALSE; via the coding sequence ATGAAAGCCCTTTTTGCGACCCTGCTGGCGCTTTGCTTTGCGGCTCAGCCGGCTCTGGCGGCGGACACCACCGGTCAAGCGCCTGAACCCGTGCGGGTCATGGTGCTGGGTGTCTATCATTTTGCCAATCCCGGAGCCGATCTGAACAATGCCAAGGTTGATGATGTGCTGACACCGCAGCGGCAAAAGGAGCTTGAGGCTCTGGCCGAGACCTTGAAGACATTCCAACCCACTGTTGTCGCGGTCGAAGCGTCGGCCGAGCCGCCTTATGCGGATACAGGCTATAGTGGTTTCAAACCGGAGGATCTGACCAAGGAACGCAACGAGGTGGTGCAAATGGGTTATCGGGTCGCCCATGCCGCCGGCATTGAAAGAGTCTATGCGATTGATGAACAGCCGTCAGAGGGAGAACCGGACTATTTTCCCTATGGCAGCGTCCAGCAACAGGCCGAGGAAACCGGCGAGGCCGAACGCCTCAAGATCATGTCGGATTTCGGTGCGATGATGGCCAGGTTTGAAGAGGAGCAGAAGAGCAAGTCCATTCCCGAGTTGCTCATGTTCTGGAATGGCGACACACTGCCGGACGATTTCTACTGGAACATCATGACCATCGGGCAGGGCGAAAAACAGACGGGCGCCGAGCTCGCGGCCTACTGGTTTATGCGCAACGCGAAAATATTCAACAAGCTGGTGCAGGTGACCCAGCCGGGTGACCGGGTAATCCTGATCTTTGGCAGCGGCCACCGGGCCTGGCTGCGCGAAATGGTCGAGAAAACACAAGGCTACGAGCTGGAGCCGGTGATGCCCTATTTGCAGCAGGCTGCTGGCGCCCTGTCCGAATAG
- a CDS encoding phage major capsid protein, giving the protein MAEDVASQSDQIKSLRTDVDGLKVQMSDISKASARPVLAGNIDGAKGMPSSAAAQDFVAKYLRRGDQSGVELKSFSGASGPEGGFAVPQEIDALIGATLKDISPIRSIATVVQTGTAGYRKLVTTGGTPSGWVSETAGRPETDTPDFNEIAPPSGELYANPAASQAMLDDAAFDVESWLADEIAREFAQAEGAAFVGGSGVNQPRGFLNATVTDESDDVRAFGSLQYVPSGASGSFDSEDVLVDLVHTLRPAYRQGASFVMNSSTLAHIRKFKTADGAFLWQPSLASGQPATLLGYPVVEAEDMPDIAADSLSIAFGNFRAGYLIAERSATSILRDPFTNKPFVHFYATKRVGGQIMNSEAIKLMQFSAS; this is encoded by the coding sequence ATGGCCGAAGATGTCGCCAGCCAGAGCGACCAGATCAAATCGCTGCGCACCGATGTCGATGGCCTGAAGGTGCAGATGAGCGATATTTCGAAGGCTTCGGCCCGGCCTGTGCTGGCCGGAAACATCGATGGTGCGAAGGGAATGCCCTCTTCGGCGGCCGCGCAGGATTTTGTCGCCAAATATCTCCGGCGCGGAGACCAGAGCGGTGTCGAGCTGAAAAGCTTTTCCGGTGCCTCCGGACCCGAGGGCGGTTTTGCCGTGCCGCAGGAAATTGATGCGCTGATCGGGGCGACGCTCAAGGATATCTCGCCAATACGCTCCATCGCAACGGTCGTGCAGACCGGCACGGCGGGCTATCGCAAGCTGGTGACCACCGGCGGCACGCCCTCCGGCTGGGTCAGCGAAACGGCAGGGCGTCCGGAAACCGATACGCCGGATTTCAACGAGATCGCGCCGCCGAGCGGTGAGCTGTACGCCAATCCGGCAGCCTCTCAGGCGATGCTTGATGATGCGGCTTTTGACGTCGAATCCTGGCTGGCGGACGAAATTGCCCGCGAATTTGCCCAGGCGGAAGGCGCCGCCTTTGTCGGTGGCTCCGGCGTCAACCAGCCGCGCGGCTTTCTCAACGCGACGGTGACCGACGAGAGTGATGACGTGCGGGCGTTCGGGTCTTTGCAATATGTGCCGTCGGGCGCGTCTGGCAGTTTCGACAGCGAAGATGTGCTGGTCGATCTGGTCCACACGCTGCGTCCCGCCTACCGGCAGGGCGCATCCTTCGTGATGAACAGCTCGACGCTGGCGCATATTCGCAAGTTCAAGACGGCGGACGGTGCCTTTCTGTGGCAGCCTTCGCTCGCCAGTGGCCAGCCCGCGACCCTGCTCGGCTATCCGGTGGTCGAGGCGGAAGACATGCCCGATATCGCGGCGGACAGCCTGTCGATTGCCTTCGGTAATTTCCGCGCCGGCTATCTGATCGCCGAACGCAGCGCGACCAGCATCTTGCGCGATCCGTTCACCAACAAGCCGTTTGTCCATTTCTACGCGACCAAGCGGGTTGGCGGACAGATCATGAATTCGGAAGCGATCAAGCTGATGCAGTTCAGCGCTTCCTGA
- a CDS encoding DUF3168 domain-containing protein, translating to MSSALEAVQQQLVTQLNGHGPLMDLISGIFDGPPPRAEFPYIALATGASLDWSHKGGVGRELSLALTVHDDGETAARLHRVMALVEEALEPGLDDPASWQIVTFDFRRTRVLRSAVSPWSGLVEYRARVLRT from the coding sequence ATGAGCAGCGCGCTGGAAGCGGTACAGCAGCAGCTGGTGACGCAGCTGAACGGGCATGGGCCATTGATGGATTTGATCAGCGGCATATTTGACGGGCCGCCGCCGCGTGCCGAATTTCCCTATATCGCGCTGGCCACCGGGGCCTCGCTCGACTGGAGCCACAAGGGCGGTGTCGGCCGCGAGTTGAGCCTTGCGCTGACCGTCCACGATGACGGCGAGACGGCGGCGCGCCTGCACCGGGTGATGGCGCTGGTCGAGGAGGCGCTCGAGCCGGGACTGGATGATCCGGCTAGCTGGCAGATCGTCACTTTTGATTTCCGTCGCACGCGTGTTCTGCGCAGCGCGGTCAGCCCGTGGAGCGGGCTAGTCGAATATCGGGCGAGGGTTTTGAGGACGTAG